tgtttgttgaaaccatcgtatgttgagggatccgtgcaatgtaacgtataggacagtggtctacaacctgcggacctccagatgttgcaaaactacaacacccagcatgccctgacagccaattgtTGTCCGGGcactgcagggagttgtagtcttgcaacatctggagatccgcaggttgaagaccactggtattggaggttatactctccTTTACCCGCCACTACGTACCGTCACCGCTttttaccgctgccctggatgtcacctgccatcgctgtcgctgtgtccccgacgctccggcaaggcctctgcttcctcggCATCCTCGCTCGCCGCCATTACGCCGCTATgcaagccgctcctattggatgacaggatggcgtgcacagcgacgtgatgacaacgatggagagcgctgacgatgcaggggatcctgaagaggacgcgccggagccccgaggacaggtaagctaTGTTGagaaatggtcacatgattgaAAGCCCGGAAGTAGAGTGATCTACGGCCACCCCTTTCCTTAAGAATAAGATGGCAGCGAGTCAAAGGAATGAGACACACTGTAATGTCATCTTTTGACATGTCCACACAACTCGTAAATTTGTACTTTCTAATTCTATATTGATAGCAATGTGGATATTATGTAAATTACTCAGCTAACCATGCTTTTTATCACAATAGGCAATTTAGCTATTTGCAATGGTGTATATTTGTGGTGTATAATGGTGTATAACATTTATAGGGTTAGATGACAAATATACACCAGTACAATAACTTAATTATTATATTGTTAAGCCTTAGGGAGAGTATTTTGTGTATCATGTAATGATCAACAACACAACTGCTTTCAGTCacttgatttttattttaaaataccttttttttatttttattattattatttttttttagatcaacaagGCCAGGCTTCATTAAGGAGTCACCATGACAGTTCCCCACCATCACCTGTCCTGTCACAATTGGAGAGCCGGAGGGCCGTTGAGGCAGATGATAATGTGCCAGTACCTGAGGAGGACATGGGCCAACCCCTGAGCTCAGCTGCCTGTTCACCAGCTATCCCCAGTCCACTATCTCCAACCCCAGCACCCGCATCTGTCCCAATGGACACCTACCTTAGGGTACTCCAAGAAAGGGACAGGTTGTCCAGGGAGACGAGGCACCTTGCACGGGAGATGCAACGCTTGAATAGGGCCATGCACCGACTTCACCGTCGGCAGGCTGACGACTTCCAAGTGATGTTGGCCCGGGTCAGCCAGCAGCACCTTCAGGCCACAGCACAGCTAAGGGTGGACCTCCTGATGGCAATATcaggaatcagccaatcacctccATTGGCTGACAccagcagcagcaacaacaggGCACCTTCACAAACCTAAAAGATTAAAGAATCATTATTTTTAGGCTGGTTGACAGTTTTGTTATGTTAGAAATGTTGGCAATGTTCAGGTTTATTGTATTACC
Above is a genomic segment from Hyla sarda isolate aHylSar1 chromosome 1, aHylSar1.hap1, whole genome shotgun sequence containing:
- the LOC130367981 gene encoding uncharacterized protein LOC130367981, giving the protein MSKVRAGPIARQSGWTISDSGSGSHTSESESLHSVGVPLAKKQRGPKFTEAENVALVAAVSTEKFVLFNTTVGTQEKMAAWSRVREKVSQVGSGTADRTVLSIRHRYYDCRASVVKKIKKQQQRRNINFKNWELELKKHLLPEAQTSEAERSDQQGQASLRSHHDSSPPSPVLSQLESRRAVEADDNVPVPEEDMGQPLSSAACSPAIPSPLSPTPAPASVPMDTYLRVLQERDRLSRETRHLAREMQRLNRAMHRLHRRQADDFQVMLARVSQQHLQATAQLRVDLLMAISGISQSPPLADTSSSNNRAPSQT